Within Halorubrum lacusprofundi ATCC 49239, the genomic segment CAGGTCATCGGTACGTCCGAGGCGTTCACATTCACGGTCCGACCCGAAGAGAGCCAGCAGGACTTCAAGCACATCACGAATCCCGACGACCTGCCGGTCCGCGATTACCGCTACGGCTCGAACGTGATCGACGACATGTGGACGGGGATGTGGGGGCTGTCGCGTATCTGGGGGGCCGAGGTCAACCACCTCCAAACACTCCCCGGCCAGGCCGCGCCGAGCGAGTCCATCGCCGAGGCCCAACTCGAGGCGATGGGTCATCCGGCACCCTTCTCCAACTTCGACTGGACCGAGGAAGGCCAGCGAGCGAAACTCCGCTATGCAGAGGGCGAGGACCTGACGCGGCCACCGGACAAGGACGCCCGGCAGAACGGCAACGTCGGGGAGATCCCACCACAGGCACCTGACCCGGGCGACCCGTGCCCAGACGATGCCCCGGTGCGGTCGTTCGACGTGACGGCGTTCCAGGTCGACATCCCGTACAACGACTACGGTGACCACGACGAACACGGCGTCGTCTTCGCACTCGACCGCTACGTCGACGAGATCAAGAACGGCGACCGACCGGTCGAACCCCTGACGCTCCACGCGAACAAGGGTGACTGTATCGAGATCAATCTTACGAACAACCTGCCCAGCGGCCTCGACAACGACCACGCCCACCCAAAGATGCGTATCTCCCAGGAGTGGGACCGGTCGGATCGGATCTCGCTCCATCCGGTGCAGGTAATCAACGACGTGAACGGATCCAACGGGTCGACGGTCGGGTTCAACTACGACACGACCGTCGATCGTGGCGAGACGATTACCTACCGCTGGTACGCTGACGTCGAGGTAGGGACCTCACTCCTATGGGACATGGCGGACGTTCGCAGCACCCGTCATCACGGCGCCTTCGGTCAGCTGGTTATCGAGCCACAGGATTCGGTGACGCTCGATAACCGAACTGGCGAAGTCAGCGTCACGAGTGTGGCATCGATGATCAAGACGGGGAACGGAGACCCCGACTTCCGCGAGAACGCATTGATATTCGCGGACGGACAGTTCGTATTGAATCGAGACGACCCTACGGACTGCGTCGTCCCGCCCGGACCCGACATCGAGAACCCGAACGATCCCTGCAACCAGCTCGGTGACAGCGAAGACCAGGGGTACGGCGGCATCAACTACCGCTCGGAACCGTTCTCGCGCCGTTTCGAACAGAACGACGCCCAACATCTCGTATACAGTTCGCGGGTTCACGGCGATCCCAACACGCCAATCTGGAAGGCAGCCACCGACGACCCCGTCAAGTTCCGGGTGGCCTCGGGGGCTGATAAGGCCCGGGCGGTCGCGTTCCACCTCGCCGAACATCAGTGGCAGCGCTACCAGGGCGTAAACGAGTCACCCGTTATCGGCGTCGACGGGCAACTCAGCCCTGGGAAGGCCCAGACGTTCGACCTGCTCGGTGGGGCTGGCGGGCTGACGGGCGGTAGCGGGAGCGGTGACTACATCTACCAGGAGACGAAGCAGCGCCGCCGGCTCGAAGCGGGGCTGTGGGGCATCTTCCGGGTCCGTCGACAGCCGGATCGGTTTCCCGACGAGGCTATCCAACCGCTGCCTGACAGAGCGGGCGCTGTTCCGCTCGCTGGGCGACCCGGATACGTCGTCCGGACGGGAGACGTGACGGGAAACGGCCAGCGGGATGTCGTCATCGGCGTCACTGGAAGCGATATCGGTGCTACGCAGGCTGGTGCCGTGTACGTATTCACGGACACGAACCCGAGCCAGGTCACCGACCTCTCGGCCGCCGACCTCCAGGTGCCGAGTGAGACCGTTGGAGAGCAGGCTGGCACCGACATCCGTCTTGTTTCGAGGGAGGGCAGTACCCAGAATATCGTCGTGGGTACCGCTAGCGGCGACCAACGGGTTATCGAGGGCGGGCAGCCGTTGCTCGACCTCATCGAATCTCCGCCACCGTCGGAAGTAGCCGAGTTCGTCCGAGGAACGACCAACACGAGAGTGCTGTCGATCGTTCCGTTCGAAATGGCGTCGACGCCGATGGACGGAAACGGTAACAGGAACTGAACCCGTACGGACGGGTCTTACTCGCCCTGCGCTGCTGCGTGCGACTGCACGAACTCCCGGAGAAGTTTGCCCGCTAGCGCCGCCGCCTGCCCGTCGTCGCGGTCGTTCACCTCGACCACGTCGAACCCGTCGGCGGCGGGTGCGACCGCGCGAACGAGGTCGCGAGCCTCTCGCGGGGCGAGTCCGAACGGCTCCATCGTCCCTGTCCCCGGTGCGAATCCGGGGTCGAGGCCGTCGATGTCGACCGAGCAGTACACCGACTCCTTTTCAAACGTGTCCGCGTCGATGCCGTCGATCCACTGCCCGGCATCTTCGGGGGGAACGACCGTCACGTCGGCGTCGGCGGCGCGGTCCCACTCCGCCTCGGAGCCGGTGCGCGCGCCGACGATCACCGCGCGGTCGACGCCGAGGTCGTCGAGGGCGCGCCGAGTGACGCAGGCGTGGCTCAGTGGGTTCCCGTCGTAGGCGTCGCGCAGGTCGAGGTGGGCGTCGCAGACGACGAGCGTGTCGGGGCCGACCGCTTCGACGCCGGCGTGCGTGACGGTGTGCTCGCCGCCGACGAGGAGGGGGACGGCGTCGTCGTAGGTGACGCTTCGCAGTTCGGCAGCGAGGTGGTCAAGATATTCTTTTACGTCGTCCCACGACCGCACGTCGCCGGCGTCGCAGACGCCGAGCGCGGAGAAGTCGCTGTCCGTTCTGCGGTCGTAGTCGTCGTAGGTCTCGGCGAAGCGCCGGATCCGGTCCGGTCCGAATCGGGTGCCCGGCTGAAAAGTGGTCGTGGCGTCTAAGGGAGCGCCGACGACCACGTAGGAAGCAGCGTCGCGGTCTGTCGTCGCTCCGGGGAACATCGGCCTCGATTACCCGACGACCTTGCGCTGGCCCTCGTATTCCAGGTACTCGATGTTGTCGTCGGAGGTGAAGTCCTCACCTTCGGGGATACGCATGGTGAACGTCTCGTAGGTGTCAAGATCCATGACCTGCGCGTCGTCGCCGGAGACGGAGACGACCTGACCCTGCTTCCGCTGGATGATCGGGACCCAAACCTTCGCGTCGACCGGCTGCGAGAGCGAGCGCTTCTTCTCGTCGAAGACACCCTTGCCCTCGACGCGCGCCTTGGCGCTCCCGTGTTTTCCGGGTTTTGCTGTGCTGTAGTGGTTGATCTTGCAGGGAGAGCTGTCCATCATGACGTAACTGCCCTCCTGTAGTTCGCGAACCTGCTTCTGCTCTCGCGGCATGCCCGCTACTTCCGGAGGCGCGGGTATAAACGGTTTGGAACGCCGTCGCGGAGGCTGGGATCGACAGGCCGAGATCGACAGGCCAAGATCGACAGGACGGGATCGACAGGCCGAGATCGGTAGGCGGGAATCGACCGATCGGCGAGCCGATTAAGGGTCCATCTCGTCGACGTACTCCTCGCGCTTGTCGTCGTCAGCGTCCTCGTCCGGGGGAACGAACTGCCCGGTGAGGAGGTAGCTGGCGATGAAGAGGCCGATGAAGCCGACGCCGACCGCGGCGGTCGTCCGGACCACGAACGGGAAGTCGATCCACCAGAGCGCACGGTCGGCGATCATCATCACGACAACCGCGACGAACAGCGCCTTCTGCTCGTCGGTCGGGTCGCGAATGAAGCCGACCACGTCGTCTTTGATATCACTGAAAAACCCCATTTTTAAGCACCTCCTTCCGCGTCGACCTCGCTCGCGCTCTCTCCCTCGATGACGCGACTCACCCGCTGCAGGCCCTCCTCCAACTCTGCGGTCGGGAGCCCGAACCCGATCCGGAAGCGGTCCGGGAAGCCGAACAGCCCGCCGGGCGCGAGCACGACGCTCTCCGTCTCGACGACGGCCCGGCAGAACGCCTCGGCGTCGTCGAACCCATCGGGCACCGTGACGAACCCGTTGACGCCGACCGGGTCGTACCAGTCGAGGTCGTGGCGATCGAGCCAGTCGGCGACGATAGCGCGGTTCGTTTCCGCCAGCTCGCGGTTCTCCTCTAAGATGCGCGGCTCGCGCCGACCGAGGGCCTGCTTCGCGACGTGCTGGCCGAACAGGCTCGGCGAGATGGTGGTGTAGTCCTTCCACCGCCGCGCGCGCTCGACGACCGCCTCGGGGCCGGCGATCCAGCCGAATCGGAGCCCGGCGAGCCCGTACGCTTTGGTGAGACTCGTCGTCGAAATTCCGTGGGCCCCGAAGCTCGCGACCGGCGGCTGCGGCTCCTCGGCGAGCAGGCGGTACACCTCGTCCGAGAGGAGGTACGCGTCGTGGTCGACGGCCACGTCGTAGACCGCCCGCATCGCCGCCTCGTCGTGGTACCGACCGGTGGGGTTGTTCGGGTTGTTCACGACGATCACGGCGGTGTCGTCGCGGGCGGCGTCGGCTATCGTGTCGGGGTCGAGCTCCCACTCCGGCGGCTCTAGTTCGACGCGGGTCACGTCGCCGAACGCCTCGGGGACCGCGTGGAGCGCTTGGTACGTGGGCGTGACGACGACGGCGTGGCTGCCGGAGCCGACCGTCGAGTCGGTCGACGAGTCGACTTCGAGTCCCTCGGCGTCCCCGAGCAGCGAGAGGAACGTAAGGAAGTTCGCCTCCTGCGTCCCGCAGGTGAACAGCACCTCGTCGGCGCTCCGGCCGTACCGCTTGCCGACCGAGTCACGGAAGTCGGGGTCGCCGTTCGTCGGGATGACGTAGTCGAGCCGGCCCGGATCGAGGTCGAACCGGCTCGCGTCCAGTGACCGGATCCCGCTTTCGGCCAACATGATGTCGGCCTCGTGTTCGTACTCGGCGAACCAGCGTTCGAGGCCGAACGGGTCGATGCGCATA encodes:
- the speB gene encoding agmatinase, whose translation is MFPGATTDRDAASYVVVGAPLDATTTFQPGTRFGPDRIRRFAETYDDYDRRTDSDFSALGVCDAGDVRSWDDVKEYLDHLAAELRSVTYDDAVPLLVGGEHTVTHAGVEAVGPDTLVVCDAHLDLRDAYDGNPLSHACVTRRALDDLGVDRAVIVGARTGSEAEWDRAADADVTVVPPEDAGQWIDGIDADTFEKESVYCSVDIDGLDPGFAPGTGTMEPFGLAPREARDLVRAVAPAADGFDVVEVNDRDDGQAAALAGKLLREFVQSHAAAQGE
- a CDS encoding translation initiation factor IF-5A, whose translation is MPREQKQVRELQEGSYVMMDSSPCKINHYSTAKPGKHGSAKARVEGKGVFDEKKRSLSQPVDAKVWVPIIQRKQGQVVSVSGDDAQVMDLDTYETFTMRIPEGEDFTSDDNIEYLEYEGQRKVVG
- a CDS encoding aminotransferase class I/II-fold pyridoxal phosphate-dependent enzyme, coding for MRIDPFGLERWFAEYEHEADIMLAESGIRSLDASRFDLDPGRLDYVIPTNGDPDFRDSVGKRYGRSADEVLFTCGTQEANFLTFLSLLGDAEGLEVDSSTDSTVGSGSHAVVVTPTYQALHAVPEAFGDVTRVELEPPEWELDPDTIADAARDDTAVIVVNNPNNPTGRYHDEAAMRAVYDVAVDHDAYLLSDEVYRLLAEEPQPPVASFGAHGISTTSLTKAYGLAGLRFGWIAGPEAVVERARRWKDYTTISPSLFGQHVAKQALGRREPRILEENRELAETNRAIVADWLDRHDLDWYDPVGVNGFVTVPDGFDDAEAFCRAVVETESVVLAPGGLFGFPDRFRIGFGLPTAELEEGLQRVSRVIEGESASEVDAEGGA